CCTCTCCGACTACAACAGGGAGCGTTTCGAGAGTATTATTAGCTCTCCTTATGGGATCATACTTGTTTCAGGACCTACGGGGAGCGGAAAATCAACAACTTTGGTCGCCGTTCTTAACCAGGTTACTTCCGATAAAGTCAATGTCTTGACCGCTGAGGACCCAGTCGAATACACCATAGAAGGTATTTCTCAATGTCAAGTAAATACGGACATCGGATTGACTTTCGCGAGATACCTTCGATCTTTCTTGCGGCAGGACCCCGACATAATTATGGTTGGCGAAATACGAGATAGAGAGACTGCCCAGCTTGCCATTGAAGCATCTCTCACCGGGCATCTTGTTTTCTCAACGATTCACACGAATAGCGCCGCAGGCGCGGTGGCCCGACTAGTAAATATGGGGGTGGATCCCTTCTTGCTCGGGACCTCACTGATTGGTGTCATGGGACAGCGACTGGTAAGAAAGTTGTGCAACAACTGCAAAGTGAAGATTCCCGTGAGAGAAGAAGTGAGAAAGCTTGCATCTACCCTTTATCCGAACCGCGAGGACTTCACCGAATATATACCGGGAAATGGCTGCCCCGAATGTAGAGGGATGGGATATAGAGGCAGAACAAGCATCAGCGAAATCCTTGTGGTGAACAACAGTCTTCGACAGCTTATCGGCAATAACGCTTCAGAAAGAGAGCTCGCAGCGGCTGCGGTCTCCTCGGGAATGCGAACTCTCTACAATGATGGAGTTCAAAGAGTTCTTGACGGAGTAACATCACTTGAAGAGATCAAGAGAGTGGCAATAGAGTACTGACGAGTCTTCTTTCAGCTGTTAATATCCATACTTGCGCATACTCAAACATACTTGCATAAGGTGTGATTAGTCGTCTTTTATCGCGAATAGCCGCAAATTGCCCAAATAGCCTGCCTTTTTCGACAGTGATAGTATTGGATTGAATAATCTAAACATCGGATTGGAGGTTTCTTTATGGCTTACAGAGTTTTGGTGTGGGGCCTGGGAGCAATGGGAAGCGGAGTGGCTAGAAATATTGTGAAGAAAGAAGAACTCAGGCTGGTAGGTGCAGTTGAAAAGGATCCAGAAAGAATCGGAAAGGACCTCGGAGAGTATCTTGGCGGAGAAAAAACGGGAAGACTTGTTTACTCAGACATCGAGAAAGCTATAGTGGAAACGAGACCGGACATTGTAGTAATCGCCACCAATTCCTTCGTCGAAGAAGTCCTTCCGAAGATAGAAGCAGCTGCCAGACACCATGTTGACATTCTTACGATAGCCGAAGAAATGGCCTTCCCATTCGTCTCGCATCCCGAAGAATCGGAAATACTCGAGAATATAGCCTGGCGTTATGGGGTATCCATCCTCGGCACGGGAATAAATCCCGGATTCGTGCTGGACCTCCTCATCATAGCTATGACTGGGGCGTGTCTCAAAGTTGACAGAATCGAGGCTAGAAGAATCAACGATCTTTCTCCGTTTGGAAAGACTGTGATGGAGACTCAAGGAGTGGGGACCTCTCCTGAAGAGTTCAGAAAGGGTATCGAAAAGGGAGATATCGTCGGTCACATTGGATTTCAGCAATCGATAGCGATGATTGGCAATGCACTGGGCTGGGAGATAGACAGAATTGAAGAGAGTCGTGAGCCAATCATTTCAAATACAGAGAGAAAGACGAGCGTTGCGCATGTGAAGCCTGGAATGGTAGCTGGTTGTAAACATGTAGGACGTGGTTACTGCGGCGAGAAGCTCATGATAGAGTTGGTTCATCCTCAGCAAATTCTACCAGAAACTGAAGGAGTGGACACTGGAGATTACATAGATATCTACGGCGACCCGGAAATCCATCTTTCAATAAAACCGGAAATTCCCGGCGGAAAGGGAACGATTGCTCTTGCGACAAATATGATTCCTGCAGTTATCGAAGCGGCTCCAGGACTTATCGAAATGAGCGAACTCCCTATTCCAAGGTGCCTGTTGGACGAAATAAAGGAGATGTAAGTATGAGTGCAATAAAGGGGCAGTGGGTGCAAATACACCGGATTCTTCTTGATCCTGGAGAGAGGGCTCCCTCAGTACCCGAAGACACTAGAAATCTTCCTCTCGAACTCAGGATAAGAGGTTTTCTGCTGGAAGAAAAGGCCGAAGTCGGTGAATTGGTGACAATAGAGACGGCCGCAGGAAGAAAGGTATACGGAAAAATTGAGTCTGTCGAACCCTCACATGAGCACAATTTCGGAGACTATATCCCGGAGCTGGCTGAAGCTGGAATGGAGCTTACAAAATGGCTAACTGGCGGCGATGAAGATGAATGACAAATCCTATAAGTCGGTTATGTCCAGGAGAAAAGAGATAATGAAGGCCTCTGTGGGAGTCGATTACGACAGGTATGAGCTCGATGGAATCGCTTTTGATTATGAAGGACTTATGAAAGATACATCTTATCCCATTGAAGAGATAAGAAACATTCAGGCAGAGACTGGGGTCGGATGCACTCCTCTCATTGAACTGAAGAACATTACAAGACTCGTCAGATCGATTAGCGAACCGGGTAAGGGAGCCAGAATCTTCCTCAAAGATGAAGCGACAAACCCGTCTGGAAGCTTCAAAGACCGACGAGCCTCGATTAGTGTTGCGAGGGCAAGAGAGTTTGGCTACAAAGGCGTTATTGCAGCAACAAGTGGTAACTACGGAGCCGCAGTAGCTTCTCAATCAATGAAGAGAGCTCTCAAGTGCATAATAGTTCAAGAGTGTTACGATAGCAAAGGGAGAGGCCAGCCGGAGATTCTCGAGAAGGCACGCGCCTGCGAAGCATATGGCGCCGAAGTAGCTCAATTGACAGTAGGCCCCGAACTCTTCTATTACTTTCTGTTGCTGCTCGAAGAGACTGGATTCTTTAATGCCTCGCTCTATACTCCGTACGCGATTGCTGGAATCGAAACGCTGGGTTACGAGATCGTGGAGCAGGCACAAAGTGTTATAGGCAAGAATCCCGATTACGTACTTGCAACGCATGCGGGGGGAGGCAACCTCACGGGAACGGCCAGAGGTCTTCTTAAGGCTGGAGCAGACACCACTGAGATCATAGGCGTGAGTGTCGATCTTTCGGGTCTTCATATGGCAAGCGACTCTGATTTCAATCTAAAGTCCTTCACAACAGGGCATACGGGATTCGGTATTCCCTTCGCCGTTCTTCCCGACAGATCAGATGTTCCAAGAAATGCCGCAAGGGCCTTGAGATATATGGACAGATATCTTCTTGTTACGCAGGGCGAGGTTTTCTATGTCACCGAGATGCTTGCAAGACTCGAGGGGTTGCAGCGCGGTCCGGCCGGCAACACAAGTTTGACTGCTGCAATAGCGCTCGCTAAAGAGTTGCCCGAAGAAAAGACGATAGTTGTTCAGGAGACCGAGTACACAGGAGCGGGCAAATTGCCAAGCGCCCAACTTACATTTGCCAGAAACAATGGAATCGAGATCGTCCGTGGTGATCCGATTGTCGAAGACTATCCTGGTAAGACGATATCTATTCCTGAAGGATACTCACAGATCGCCTACAAAGAAGTAAATATGACCGAACTGAAAGAATCTTATATAAAGCAGCTTCTGAAACAGGGAGTTACGCTGATCGAGAGCGACTATGATTACCTTTCCGCAGAACTGAAGATCAGTGTGGCCGAAGCCAAGCAGTTGGTTAAGGAGGTAAGCGGCAATGTCGATCCAAAGAATTGATGATTTCGAAGAGAGAAGCTTACATCTGCAGAATCTTTCAGATGAAGAGCTTGACAGACGATTCTGGGAACTTGCAGAAAGAATTGTGGAACCCCTGATAGACCTTGCAGAGACCAATACCAGCCCTTCGATCGAACGCTCCGTGCTCCTGAGAATGGGACTGGACAGCTTCCAGGCCGGCTCAATTGTCACCAAGGCCAATGAACATGGCTTGCTGGGTAAGGGAGCCGGAAACCTTGTAATTACTTATGCCAAGAATAACTCGTTAACCTTCGAGAAGGCCGTTGAAGATCTCGTGACTGGAAAGGGCTGGGAACAGCTTGCCTCTTCTTTCAGAGGGGGTGGAAGAAATGCTGCCCGCTAATGAGAAGCTCAAAGTAGAAGAGATTTTGAAAGATCTGGAGCACTACTCTCCAAAGAGAAGAGGTTGGACCTGGAGGAAGAGACTTCCGAAAGGTGCGAAGGTCGACGGTTTCAATTACGACGAGATTTCAGAACCTCTCACGAATAGCATCGGTCTTCCAGCTTCTCACTATTTCGATAACATAGATCCGCAACCCGATTCTGTGATAACTTCCGAGATAGCTTCAGGGAGGTTCGAAGACGACATCAGAAGGATGAGAATGGCCGCATGGCATGGAGCAGACCACATTATGGTTATCAGGACACTAGGCCAGAGTCACATCGATGGCCTGATAGAGGGAACTCCGGAGGGAATTGGTGGAATCCCGATAACCAGGAAGCAGCTAAGGGCTACAAGAAAGGCTCTCGACATCATAGAAGAAGAAGTAGGCAGACCGATTAACTTTCATTCTTATGTGAGTGGAGTGGCGGGACCGGAGATTGCAGTTCTCTTTGCAGAAGAGGGCGTGAACGGTGCTCATCAGGATCCTCAGTACAACATACTATATAGAGGGATTAATCCTGTCAGATCCTTTGTAGATGCAGCCGTTGCGAAAAGAATCATGGCTAGCGTCGATATGCTTCAAATAGACGGTGCACACAACGCCAATGCCTCCGCGAAGAGAGCCTGGAAAGTCATGCCCGAACTTCTTGTTCAGCACGCAATCAATTGCGCTTTTTCCGTGAAGGCCGGCATGAAAAAGGGTTCAATAGCTCTTTCGACAGTTCCTCCCGTAGTTTCTCCGGCTCCGGAATTCAAACTGAATTTCGTTTATGCATTGACTCTTCGAGAACTTTTCAAAGAGTACAGGTTCAGGGCTCAAATGAATACGCGGTATATTGAATCCGATCTCATTGATGCGACCAGGATTCACGTTCTTGACACTCTGATTTCCAGATTGACAAGAGCAGACATCCAATCGACCATAACTCCCGATGAAGGCCGGAATGTTCCATGGCACATAAACTCGATAAGGGGAGTCGAGACTGCAAAGCACACCTTGCTAGCTCTCGATGGAATCAAGGATCTACTGAAGGTCAACGAGGAAGTTGTTAGGCCAAAGATTCGTGAGATGAAAATGAGGGCAATCCTCATGATGGAAGAAATTCTTGAAGTTGGCGGATACTTCGAGGCCGTAGAGAAGGGCTTCTTTGTCGACAACGGTCAGTATCCTGAGCGAAACGGAGACGGAATAGCAAGGCAAAAGAACGGCGGAATTGGTGCGGGCAGTGTCGTTCCAAGAGACCCCGAGTATTTTGCACCAGTATCTGAGCATTTCGGATACAACAACATTCCCGAAGGCTTCTCCTCCCCCGACGAACCGATAGGCGGCTGCACCCTCCAGGACAGATCAAAGATAAAGTACATAGACGAATTGGATGAATCTGACAACGTCAATCTAAGGATTTCTCAGCAACTGCTGGACAGAGAAAAGGGTCTCATTAGTCCCGAGGTTGAATGGTGGGGTGACGGATGGATTCAACTAGATATGACAATCCCAGACGATCCCGATCATTCGGAAGCGGCAGCTTTAGAGATAGCAAAAAGAATGGGCTTCACCGACGCATCCGTTATAAGCAAGACGGTACTGCACCCTGTTGAAGGTACATATCTTGAATTGAAGGCAAAGGTGCCATTCAAGATCGAGAGAGACTCTCTAAAACTGCCCGAAAAGCCAGATTTACTGAGTGAAGAGGAAATCACTTCTTTCGTCCAAGAACATCCTATGAGAGTCGTTGCGGGAACTGTAGGTAACGATGAACACTCGGTTGGAATCAGGGAGATTCTAGACATCAAACATGGCGGAATCGAGAAGTTCGGCTTCAAGTACACCTATCTAGGAACGAGCGTCAGTCCCGAAAAGTTCATTGACGCGGCCGTGGAGACCGGCGCAGAAGCGATTCTCGTATCAACGATTATCACTCACAACGAAGTTCATGTGAGCAATATGACGAAAATTGCTCAACTCGCTGTTGAAAAAGGTGTACGGAACAAGGTCATCATTATTTCCGGAGGAACTCAGATTACAAATGACCTTGCAGTTGCTTGCGGAATGGACGCTGGATTTGGACGTGGTACGAAGGGGATTAACGTAGCTTCATTCCTTGTGAAGAAGAAACGAGCACTTCTAGGATAGGATCCATTAACATCGAAGGCGGCATATGCCGCCTTCTTTGCGTTATACTAGAAAAGATGAGCGCACAGATAGAGAACCTAATAGATAGGACTATAGATGAGATCAGGGAATTGACAGAGAACGGAAGGCTTACGGTTGCCTTTTCGGGAGGTCTCGATTCCACTCTTGTCGCCTTCCTAGCTTCAAAGGCTCTTGGAACCGATAATGTGAAACTTGTCAATGTCTGTTTCGGTCCTTACTCTTACAGCAAAGGTCTTGAAATAGTGACATCGCTGGCAGACGAGCTGGGTCTTCGACTCGAATTCACTCCGGGATACGAGGCTCAAGAAAGAGTCTGGAGGACTGGCCCCTCCTGCAACCGATGCACGCGCCTTGCGAAGCTGCCCGCAATAAGAAGCGGGGTTATTGGTCTTATTGCGACAGGAGCAAATCAATCCGACAGCTGGGGAAAAACTGGAATAGTGATTAAAGACGGCTTCTATGCGCCACTGAGAGAGTGGACGAAGGATGAGATAAATCTGGCTTTGACACGTTTTGGAATCGATGTTCCGAGAATTGGAGAGGCTCCTGTAAGGGAAGGCTGTAAGCTGAAACATCTTTTGAAGATCATGGCAAATCCCTCATACCACGGTTACTCGGTCGCGATCGCAAATGAAGTCCTCCTGGATGAAGTCGAGGACTTCCAGCATTTTCTGGCGAACGTGAAGATAATCGGTCCTCTCTCGAAAAACATCGCATTAGTCAATGTGTCACCTTTTCCGCCGGAAGAAAGTAGAACACGAATCACGAAATCTCTCGAAGGGATAGATTCGATTGATGAAGTAAGATGGGTAGGCGAAGCTACCGTTCTTAAGATAATGGCAAATCCCGGATTGTACAATAGCCCTGAAGCGAGGGAATGGGTTTTGAACGGAAGATTAGCCCCGGAGTTTGCCTTCCCGATTCAGGCCAGATGGGTGAACTCGAAGAATAATCGGCTCGAGACATTTCAGGTTATAGATTGCTGGAGGTTGGAAGATGATACGGCTAATAGTGATTGATCTAGATGGCACACTACTGGATAATGAGAAAAAGATATCTAAGGAAAATGAAGATGCAATAAGACTGGCCCTTAGTATGGGGGTGGCAGTTTCAATATCGACCGGTAGAAGCTATGTTTCTGGCCACGAGTACGTTGAACAGCTGGGAATAGATGTTCCCGTCTCCTACCAGAACGGGGCACTAGTCACTTTCGGCCACGGAGAAGAGATTGAGATTATATCGAAATCTCTTCTGGAAGCGAGTCGTGCCAGATTAATCTATACCAGAGCAAAGGAGAAATCTTTGAACATCCTTGTCTTCTATGACTTCTTCAGACTGCCGGACATTTCCACAGTTGGTCCTTCCGACTCCCCTTACCGAGAATACTATAGACACAACAAGTACAGAATGATCTTTGAAGATGATCCCCTGGCACGAATTTCAGATGAAGGTATTCCCGAGATCGCGCTTGAGGGAAAAGAGAGTATTATCAAGGAGTTTCTCTTTGAGTCAAACTCACATCTTGATAATGTTACCGTTGTCAAGAACGACAGCGTAGAGGAACATGCCTTCTACGAGTTTTTTGGACCGGGTGTCGGAAAGGAGAACGGACTTGAGCATGTTCTCGACCACCTGAATCTCGACTGGAGTAGCGTTGCCTACATCGGCGACAACTTCAATGACCTGGAGATACTTAAAAGGGCAGAACTTCCCGTAGTCATGGCAAACGGACCAGACGAGGTCAAGAGGCACGCGACGTTAGTGACCACCCGAGATAATAATAACTGTGGTGTTTCCGAAGCGATTAACAGTATTCTCAAGATCCGGGGTGAGAAATAGTGGTCCTGATACTTTTTTCGGCGGTACTTACGGCTCTCGCAATGCCAGGGATGCTCTGGGGTTACCTGATCTGGGTCTCATTGATTCCATTCTTCATAGCGATGAAGGAAGTGACGCCTCTGAAAGGCGCTCTAAGGGCCTTTGTATGGGGCTTGGTCTATCTACTTATCACACACTACTGGGAACTACCCGTTCTCACAGTGAACGTTCCCGAGGTCTTGAACTCATTTCCTAATTTCATCGGAATAATCGTTTACTTTTTGATGGGCCTGGTAATTGCCATTCCATTCCTGGCGTTTGGTTTTATTTACGGTCTCTACCAAAGATTCTTCGAGAGGTACCCTGTTCTTCTTGGCCTCTTTGCGGCTTCATTCTTCACAGTAATTGAATACCTGAGGGAGATCGGTCCGCTTGGATTTACGAATGGGAGGTTGTCCGACGCTCTACTAAATAATCAGCTTGGAATTTCTCAACTATTCGTTCTGGGAGGACCCCTATTATTGGTCTTCATAATCGTTTTCATCAACCACTACTTATCGCATTTGTATCTGGAGAAAACGAGAGATAGAGCCGTTCTGATCATAGTATCTGTCTCATTAATTGCTCTTTTTAATTCCATAATGAGCAGTTTCATCCCGATTCCTCATTCCTCCAACAAGTATGAGAGCACAATTTATGCTCTTCAAACCAACATTTCCATGCAGATGAAGTATTACCAGCCGCCTGAAGAGACTCTAAGGATTGTATCGAGAGCATTGAGAGAAATACCTGAGGGTTCTTTAGTCGTTATGCCTGAGGCGACCTTCATGAGCGACATAAGAAGTAATTCGACTGGAAGCCAATTGCAGGAGATCGCTAGAGAGAGGGACTTGAAGATACTAGTCGGCTTCCCAACATATAACGATGACAATTTCAATCAGGTAAGATTCGTAGACAGTGAGGGCTTTTCTGAGGAGTTCTACGCGAAAGTTCAGTTAACTCCGTTTGTTGAATTTCTTCCCTGGCCCAGGGTATTCGGAGTGTTCAGTTTCTTGAAATTTCTTGACTACTTTGATCCGGGCAAGCAATATACGATTTTTTCTGTGGACGAACACAGGATCGGTGCTCAAATCTGCTTTGACTCCCTTTACAGCAACGTTGCCAGAAGACTTACTCAAAACGGAGCAACTGTAATAGTTACATCAACTAACGATGGTTGGTTCAACTTCTCGACTGCCCTCCAACAACATCTTTCAAAAAGCATTGCAAGGGCGATTGAAAACCGCCGATATGTGATTCAAGTATCTAACACGGGAATTTCCGCCGTAATCGATCCATATGGGAGAATAGTTAAACGTTTGCCATCATCTAAGGAGCTCTCAGCAGAATATGTCATTGGGGAATTCGAGTATCTTCCAAGGGTGACTACAACCCCTTACACTAAATTCGGGAACTGGTTTTTCTGGTTCTCTCTCCTGCTAGGAATAGCTTTGATAATACTTGGAGGTGTTGTTCTTTGAATTACACTGAAAACGCGAAAAAGATCCTCGAAAGCTTCAACAGAGTGATAGTCGTAGGCTTTTCAAAGAATGTCGAAAAGGCAGCCAACTACGTTCCGACTTATCTGATCGAAAAAGGCTATCGCGTCGTCCCCGTAAATCCAAGTATGGAAGAGTACAGCGGCCTCAAAGTATACCCAGACCTCGAAGCAGTGGTATCAGACGGTGTTGAACTCCAAATTGTAGATATATTCAGACCCTCAGAAGAGGCCGAAATCATTGCTTTGAAGGCGATAGAACTGGGAGCGAAGGCTGTTTGGTTGCAGAAAGGCATAACCAGCGAAAAGGCCGCTAAGGTTGCGGCGGAAAAGGGAGTTCTTTACGTAGAAGACCTGTGCATGTTCGAAGAACATAGGAGAATATCGGTTTGAACGCGCTGAGAACCGTCATTGGTGGTACGTGGTTGGTGGTTGGCAAGTGCTTATAAACAAATAAGTGAACAATCACGATCAGAATGATTCGGGAAAACCATCCGGAGACCCAAGGTTGGGCAAGAACGGCCCAGGTCGCAATGCCGGTGAAGAACATGCCGGGACGCAAGGCTGCCTTCGGCAGGAGGCCTTATCAGGTCCACCGTCAACGGTTCCCCGTCCTCCGAGATTAAGAGCAGAAGTGATGCTGCTGCGCAGGCCAGTCAGGCTGCGCCTGGCCAGTCTCGCCTTTGGCGAGGCCAGCTCCGCTTCGCGGGGAAAGATCCGCTGAAGGCTGTACGCTGGGAAGACCAAAATCTGTTGGGCTTCATCCGTTCTTCGAAAAGATCGAGAGAGCGGGTTGACTGGGGCGGGTTATCAGAACCGGGTTATGATGATCGGGTGTGGTAAGATAAAAGCCCAGGCTCTACGGGACAACAATTCCTGCCTGTCTGCGATTTTCGATTCTATCCTTGTTCTTGCCAACGACTAACAACGGGCTACCAAGAATCTTTCTACTAGAGCATTTCGGGATAGGCTATCAGTGGATGGTGTTGGCAGGTTGTTCGTCCAATGTGAGTTATTCTAATTGAATCGGCACGTCAATCAGTCGTATAAGACTTTCTCTCGAAATTCCTTTACCAATTCTGGTGAGTTGTTGGCAACGAGAACATTAGGACTGAATAGGTCGAAAGATTCTTCGACACAGCTGCCTACATATCCTCCGGCTTCTTTTACTAGCAGAACACCGCTTGCGACATCCCAGGGTTTGAGAGTCTCTTCCCAAAAAATATCTGCTCGGCCCGACGCGACATATGCAAAATCGAGACAGGCACTTCCGGTTATTCGTAGTCCCCTGCATATCTTTATTGCTCTATTTATTCTTCTGGTTATCCGCTCAAAGGCCGTTTCAGAAGAGTACTGCATACCCACATGACTAGTAGCTTCACGGAGATCTCCAGTCTTGCTTACCCATATCCTTTTGTTGTTCAGGTAAGCGCCCTGGCCTTTAATTGCGTGAAAGGTCTCTTTTCGGTTGTGGTCATAAGTAACTGCCAACACAACTCGATTCTCCGAATATAAAGCAATCTGCGTAGAATAATGGGGATTAGACTTCGAAAAGTTTGTTGTTCCATCAACGGGATCTACTATCCACATGGTTGACGACCTCACGTCCGAACCTGACTCTTCACCCAGATAATCTGCCTCTGGAAAGAGATCATGAAGAAATACTCGAAGTCTGTCCTCGATCTCGAGATCGACCGAGGTGACAATGTCCTTATATCCTGTTTTCCGTTCCACTGAAAACTCTTCCTTTGAAACCTTTCGCCAGAGTTCGGGAAGATACGCCCTTATTTTCCTGCTGAAGGTATTGAGAAGAAGGTTATCCACGCAACTTCACACCAATCTTCTCCGTTTCTCTCAAGACAAGATCAACAAGATAGTTTATTTCTTCATCAGTTAGGGTTCTGTCGAAAGTCTCAAAGGCCAGAGTAACGGTGATGCTCTTGTATCCAGGCTCTATTCCCTTTCCCTTGTAGAGATCGGAGACTCTGATTTCTCCAAAGGAAGTTCCTTCAAGAGTCTTGCTTATGAGACTCTCCAAATCCCCATACTTAACGGAATGCGGCACCAGGAAGGAGAGATCCCTGAAGACTCTCGGGAAAGGGGAGATCTTGTTTGCACCGGCAAACTTTTTCATCATGCTTTCGACCAAGCTCACATTGAGCTCTGCAATGTACACTTCACCACTCTTGATCTCGTAGAGAGAATCGGCAATAGAAATGTCAACAGCGCCAAAGAACCCAACTTTCACTCCTTCGATCTCGACCGAGACTGCCTTACCCTTTTCTAACCAGGGAATCGAGAAACTACTGAAAGAGGGGGTCAAACCGTACAACGAGAAAAACTCGTCAACTATCCCCTTGAAGGTAAAGAAATCGACTACTCTCTTGTCAGAATAATCCAGAGGGTTTTCACGACCTGTGGAAACGAAACCGAGAGCGACTGTTTCCCCTTGCTCCTTCTTTGGATCAAAAACCGAAGCTACTTCGAAAAGTTTGATATCTCTATTCTGCCTTCTGTAATTATAAGAAGTCGCAGACAAGAGATTATAGATCAGAGAGGGCCTCATCACGGCCATGTCCATCGAAAGTGGATTCGCAAGGTCAACATGATCGACGCCTTCATCGATTCTCGAAATTTCCTCGGGATTTATGAAGCTGTAAGTCACAATCTCATCAAATCCATATGCAACCATAAGGTCCTTCAATTTCTTCTGTCTCTTCAGAGATTCAGGAACGCCACCAGAAATGGGGAGGATCCTGGGAAGTTCATTTTCTATATTCTCGTAGCCGTAGATCCTTCCAATCTCTTCAACAAGATCGATCTCCTGCTTCGTATCGTATGCTCTGAATGGAGGTGGTGTAACCGTCCAGCCTTTGTCTGTCTTCTCAGGTTTGAATCCAAGATTCTTCAATATGCTGGACGCCTTCTCTGTCGGCACCGACCCTCCCAGTCTTTCGGTTATGAATGACTCTCTCAAATTTATTGGCTCTGCCTCTATCACTCCACCGGCATCAACGATTTTCGAGCCAACTGAGGCGCCGGCCAACTGTTTCATTAAGTCTGCCAGCCGTTTCATGACGTACAGAGAGTCTTCATAATCTATTCCTCTCTCAAATCTGTATGAGCTATCTGTCGAAATCCCAAGCTTCCTA
The Mesotoga sp. BH458_6_3_2_1 DNA segment above includes these coding regions:
- the lnt gene encoding apolipoprotein N-acyltransferase → MVLILFSAVLTALAMPGMLWGYLIWVSLIPFFIAMKEVTPLKGALRAFVWGLVYLLITHYWELPVLTVNVPEVLNSFPNFIGIIVYFLMGLVIAIPFLAFGFIYGLYQRFFERYPVLLGLFAASFFTVIEYLREIGPLGFTNGRLSDALLNNQLGISQLFVLGGPLLLVFIIVFINHYLSHLYLEKTRDRAVLIIVSVSLIALFNSIMSSFIPIPHSSNKYESTIYALQTNISMQMKYYQPPEETLRIVSRALREIPEGSLVVMPEATFMSDIRSNSTGSQLQEIARERDLKILVGFPTYNDDNFNQVRFVDSEGFSEEFYAKVQLTPFVEFLPWPRVFGVFSFLKFLDYFDPGKQYTIFSVDEHRIGAQICFDSLYSNVARRLTQNGATVIVTSTNDGWFNFSTALQQHLSKSIARAIENRRYVIQVSNTGISAVIDPYGRIVKRLPSSKELSAEYVIGEFEYLPRVTTTPYTKFGNWFFWFSLLLGIALIILGGVVL
- a CDS encoding CoA-binding protein, whose protein sequence is MNYTENAKKILESFNRVIVVGFSKNVEKAANYVPTYLIEKGYRVVPVNPSMEEYSGLKVYPDLEAVVSDGVELQIVDIFRPSEEAEIIALKAIELGAKAVWLQKGITSEKAAKVAAEKGVLYVEDLCMFEEHRRISV
- a CDS encoding inositol monophosphatase family protein, whose amino-acid sequence is MDNLLLNTFSRKIRAYLPELWRKVSKEEFSVERKTGYKDIVTSVDLEIEDRLRVFLHDLFPEADYLGEESGSDVRSSTMWIVDPVDGTTNFSKSNPHYSTQIALYSENRVVLAVTYDHNRKETFHAIKGQGAYLNNKRIWVSKTGDLREATSHVGMQYSSETAFERITRRINRAIKICRGLRITGSACLDFAYVASGRADIFWEETLKPWDVASGVLLVKEAGGYVGSCVEESFDLFSPNVLVANNSPELVKEFREKVLYD
- the pheT gene encoding phenylalanine--tRNA ligase subunit beta, producing the protein MKLYLEWLDEFIDITDKTPEEISNSLSLSGTEVAGIDYPWEYVQGAVVGRIQSTRPHPESERLLITEVDIGSREATIVTADMTVKSGEIVAVLPEGAALSDEKIGKKEFQGVDSEGMFLSLEELRFEEKSLSIMRLEEGRPGESVVELLGLNSAVIEVELTANRGDCLSTVGMARELGAIYERKVEKPRVHESIESGEDPLLKVVLKDSGCSRYTALLMNDVKICDSPLWMKKRLVAAGLRPINNVVDITNYVMLETGHPIHAFDVEKIGSTEIVVREARDGEKLELLDGKIVELDRNDMLITNGETPLALAGVMGGEDSGIYLTTKSVLLEVAVFDPVRIRKTARKLGISTDSSYRFERGIDYEDSLYVMKRLADLMKQLAGASVGSKIVDAGGVIEAEPINLRESFITERLGGSVPTEKASSILKNLGFKPEKTDKGWTVTPPPFRAYDTKQEIDLVEEIGRIYGYENIENELPRILPISGGVPESLKRQKKLKDLMVAYGFDEIVTYSFINPEEISRIDEGVDHVDLANPLSMDMAVMRPSLIYNLLSATSYNYRRQNRDIKLFEVASVFDPKKEQGETVALGFVSTGRENPLDYSDKRVVDFFTFKGIVDEFFSLYGLTPSFSSFSIPWLEKGKAVSVEIEGVKVGFFGAVDISIADSLYEIKSGEVYIAELNVSLVESMMKKFAGANKISPFPRVFRDLSFLVPHSVKYGDLESLISKTLEGTSFGEIRVSDLYKGKGIEPGYKSITVTLAFETFDRTLTDEEINYLVDLVLRETEKIGVKLRG